The following are encoded together in the Acidobacteriota bacterium genome:
- a CDS encoding DUF4325 domain-containing protein, with protein sequence MAAEAGVSRQVANGWLQSLVDDGLVEAKGSTRARVYRLALLGADDRTFPRDGLEEHIVWQQVVLPQVVERPAHVREIWNYASTEMINNAIDHSGSKTVRVEVRRTAVWTEVVVADDGEGIFLKIQRALGLHDAREALLELAKGKLTTAPAYHSGEGIFFTSRAMDEFEIDSHQLRFTHDASRPDTIEHHEGDVPGTRVRMRLANDSARRLRDVFDAFTDPEEQTFDRTVVPLRLAQFGGDLLVSRSQAKRVASRFERFKRVELDFTGVETIGQAFADELFRVFASAHPDIRIGPLHAGPAVDAMIRRAVAARNASSTDSQH encoded by the coding sequence CTGGCGGCGGAGGCGGGCGTATCGCGCCAGGTCGCCAACGGTTGGCTCCAGAGCCTGGTGGACGATGGGCTCGTGGAAGCGAAAGGCAGCACGCGCGCTCGCGTGTACAGACTGGCGCTCCTCGGCGCAGACGATCGCACCTTCCCTCGCGACGGGCTCGAGGAGCACATCGTGTGGCAGCAGGTGGTGCTTCCTCAAGTCGTGGAACGTCCGGCCCATGTCAGGGAAATCTGGAACTACGCGTCTACCGAGATGATCAACAACGCCATCGATCACTCGGGCTCGAAGACGGTGCGGGTCGAGGTGCGACGTACAGCGGTGTGGACCGAGGTCGTGGTGGCCGACGACGGCGAGGGCATCTTCCTCAAGATCCAGCGCGCACTCGGTTTGCACGATGCCCGCGAAGCGCTCCTCGAACTGGCCAAGGGCAAGCTGACCACCGCCCCTGCGTACCACTCGGGGGAGGGCATCTTCTTCACATCGCGCGCCATGGACGAGTTCGAGATCGACTCGCATCAGTTGCGATTCACGCACGACGCCAGCCGTCCCGACACGATCGAGCACCACGAGGGAGACGTGCCGGGCACGCGCGTGCGCATGCGTCTGGCCAACGACAGTGCGCGCCGCCTGCGTGACGTGTTCGACGCGTTCACGGACCCGGAGGAGCAAACGTTCGACAGGACGGTCGTGCCCCTGCGCCTCGCGCAATTCGGCGGCGACCTGCTCGTGTCGCGGTCGCAGGCCAAGCGCGTGGCGAGCCGGTTCGAGCGCTTCAAACGCGTCGAACTGGACTTCACCGGCGTCGAGACCATCGGCCAGGCGTTCGCCGACGAACTGTTCCGGGTATTCGCGTCCGCCCACCCGGACATCAGAATCGGTCCGCTGCACGCGGGACCGGCCGTGGACGCCATGATCCGCCGCGCCGTGGCGGCAAGGAACGCGTCCAGCACGGATTCGCAGCACTGA